The segment CTTTTGGCTACTACTTATTCAATATGGCATAATTTTAGATTTACTTCCGCACAGATATATTTCAGTCAGTTATTCTTACTCGATTAGCATGTGTTTGTCATACTTAGATATCAGTATACCACATATTGATCCAACCAGTCAGTTGGTTCACTCGGTCATACAGACAGACACCGCGTACCGTGTTACGCTCAGGCCATGGTTCTGggcatgacaaagcttggtatcaaaGCCGTGGTTCAAgagtcttagggagtctataaAGCCATGTCTAGTGGGGTCTCGtttatgtgtgtgtgcgtgCCACAAATGTAAATAGTTGGCCACCAAGACATGCAGGATTATTTCACTTCTTTTATACTCTAGATCATGCAGTTAGAACAGTACCTCAGGAAAGTCTTCTAACCTTATGAAATTTCATATTTCAGAAAAATGCCGACAAAGAGAAAGTACACCAAAAAGGCTGCAGCTACTAGTCAGGAGGCTTTCACTGAAACCGATCAAACTACAGATTCACAAGCTCGAGGGATGCGCACAAGGGCTCAGGATTCAGACCTCCCAGCTCAGGGGAACCCTCCAAGAGCTATGCCCCGAATTGCACCTCCTTAGGCGCCAGCTCAGACTCCCCGCTCTTCTGAGACTGATGTTGGCGGAGCTATTCAGCTGCTCACTTAGTTGGTAGCTGCTCAAGCCCAGCGTCAGGGGACATCAGGGTCCAGCTCGCGCATGAAGCCCAAGGAGTTCACGGAGAATGACCCGTATGCGGACCCTCAAAATTTTATCGATGAGTTACAGAAGATTTTCAGGGTCATACAAGCTACAGTCAGGGAAGCAGTGGAGTTTTGTACCTTCCAACTCAAGGGTATGGCTCACTTATGGTATGAATTATGGGAGATGTCCTGCGGTGAGGATGCTTCTCATGTTACTTGGGAGGAGTTCGAGTCCGCCTTCATTGACAATTTTCTGCCAGAGTAAGCTAGACAGGCCAAAGCCTATGAATTTGAGCGCTTGAGACAAGATGGCATGAGTGTGATGGAATTTTATGTTAAGTTCTCATCACTGGCAAGGTATGCTCCTCACATGGTCAAAGACATAAGAGCTCGAGTCTGCCACTTTGTGTTGGGACTCAGTCCAGAGCTTTACGGTCCTGCAAAGATAGCGGCTCAGAACAAAGACATGACCATCACTAAGATGTTGACTTTTGTGAAAGAGAACGAAGATGATATGAAAGCAGCAGAGGTGAGACAGAAAGAACAAGACAGAGAGTTTGCAAAAAAGGCCAAGTCCGCAGGCCATTTCAGTTAGGGAAGTGGTGGCAAACCATTTCAAAAAGGTAAATCAGCAGGACCTACTCCATCTGAAGCCAGTGCCTCAGTCCCAAAATTCAAGAATGATCATAATAACAGGAATTTCAGAGCAGCAGGCTCCCAATCCCAGTCCAGCGTGGTAATAAGGGTTTTCAGCACCCCGTCTGTAGTAAGTGCAACAAAAGAAATTCGGGAGTGTGTCATTCAGGTACATAGGGTTGCTTCGGATATGGGAAGCCAGGGCATTTCTGGAGAGACTGCCCATCAGCAAAGTAGGGCAGCGTAGCACAGTCCACTAGTTCAGCGGCCCCTCGTGCCTCTCAGGCCTAGTCAGGGCGTGGTGCGGCTAAGTCTGGTAACACAGGCCACATGTATGCTTTAGTCGGTCGTCAAGAACGGAGGCTCGTGCAAACGTAGTCACAGGTATTCTATCAGTCTTCAATACAGTGTTTTTGCTCTTGTAGACCCAGGCTCTACTCTTTCTTTCGTAACCCCTTTCATCTCTAAAAAGCTTGGGGTAAAACCcgaaaagttgcatgaaccgTATGAAATgtctactccagttggagaaTTAGTTTTAGCCAGATGCATTTATAAGGACTGTCCAGTCAGAGTTTATAATCGTCTTACCACAGCAGATCTAAAActagaaatggtagactttgatgtaatcatgggcatggattgctTAGCCTCCGGTTATGCCACAGTAGATTGTAGAGCTAAAACAGTTTAGTTCAGGTTTCCTAATGAGCTAGTCTTAGAGTGGAGTGGTGATTCAGTAACAcccaggggtagatttatttcctatcttagagCCAAAAAGATAACTtctaaagggtatatttatcacaTAGTCCGAGTCAGGGATACAAATGCCCAGACTCCGACTCTCCAGTCAGTACCAGTTGTCAGGGAGTTTCCAGAGGTCTTTCCAAATGATCTACCAGAGTCCCTCCCGATAGAAAAATTGACTTTGGGATTGACCTGCTTCCCGACActaagccgatatctattccgtCGTATAGAATGGCCCCAGcggagttaaaagagttaaaggtCCAGTTGAAGGATCTTCTTGATAAGGGATTCATaaggccaagtgtctcaccttggggcgcaccggtcttgtttgtccgaaagaaagatgggccCTTATGTATGTGCATAGACTATTGTTAGTTGAGcaaagtcaccattaagaataagtatcctcttcccagaatagacgacttatttgatcaactttagggtgctcagtgttattccaagattgaccttagatcaggctaccatcagttgaaggttaaggaagttgatattccaaaAATCGCTTTCAGGACTtgttatggtcattttgaatttcttgtcatgtcgtGTGGGTTGACGAATGCGTACCACTTTCATGGATCTTACGAACAgagtcttcaagccttatctcgacTTATTCatcattgtgtttattgatgacatattGGTTCATTCTCGTAGTGAGGCTAACCATGTAGAGCATCTCAGAATAGTATTGCAGACACTCAAGAATTGCGAGCTTTacgcaaaattctcaaagtgcgagttttggctaaagacagtggcattcttaggccatgtgatttcaggtGAAGGTGTTAAACTGGACTTTTAGAAAATTAACGCCGTTAAGAACTGGCCTAGACCCACTTCAGCATCAGACatcagaagtttcttgggtctggcaaGTTGTTACAGGCGTTTTGTtgagggattttcctctatctcagctcCGTTGACTaggttgactcagaagaagGCCAAATTCCAATGGTCAGATGCATGTGAACAGAGTTTcgaggagttgaagaagagattgacttctgctCTAGTATTGACGTTGCCAgaaggaaccgaagggttcatagtttattgtgatgcttcaggagtTGTTTTTGGCTGTGTTTTAATGCAGCATAGTAAAGTTGTGGCTTATGCATCTGGACAGCTTGAGGCgtatgagaagaattatccgactcatgatctagaattggcagCTGTGGTTTTTGCACTTGAGATATGGCGTCACtacttgtatggagtgcatgtagACATTTTCAccgatcataaaagcctgcagtatattttcaagcaaagagagttgaatcttaggcagagaagatggctcgaattgcttaaagactatgatgtggacattctgtatcatccagggaaggcaaatgttgtagccgatgttcttagtcggcgttccatgggaagtttagctcatGTTGATGTAGAGAAGAGAGTTATAACCAAGGAAGTCCACCGTTTGGCTAGTCTaggagttcgacttttggactccgaggatggcGGAGTGGTTGTTTAGAACAAAGCCCTTTCCTCCTTagttgttgaagttaaagagAAACAGTATAgggatccctacttgttgcagctgaaagatgggattcacaagcataagatgACGGCCTTTGAATAAGGGGGAGATGATAGTACCTTGAGATAtcaaggcagattatgtgttccagacGTAGATAGGCTCAGAGAGCGAATTATGTTAGAAGCTCACCATTCTAGATATTCTATCCACCCAGGTTccacgaaaatgtatcatgatcttaaggagatttactggtggaacgatatgaaaaagaatgtagtagattttatggctaagtgtccaaattgtcagcaagtgaaagccgaacatcAGAGGCCTGGTGTCTTGGCTCAGAATACTGATATTCCCgtttggaagtgggagataataAATATGGAGTTTATAACAAGTCTACCTCGTTTAGTTAGGAGGCACgattcaatttgggtgattgtggatagacttacgaagtcagcgcaCTTCTTGCCAGTTAAGACAACAGATGCAGCGGAGGACTACGCCAAGTTATatcttcatgaaatttttagaCTTTATGGGACCCCAGTGTTCATTATTTCAGATGGTGGCGCTTAGTTCACAGCAAAATTTTAGAAATCCTTTTAGAAAGGATTTGGTACAAAGGTTAATCTCAGTgacttttcaccctcagacagatggccTGGCGGAGCGCACCATTTAGACCCTTGAGAATATGTTGAGGGCATGTGgccttgatttcaaaggtaattgggatgatcacttacctcttattgaatttgcttataataacagctaccatgcTAGTATTAGGATGGCACTGTTTGAAGCACTTTATGGGCAGAGGTGTAGATCACCGATTGGTTGATTCGAAGTTGGTGAAGTagagttgttaggaccagatttggtctatcaggaTATGGAAAAGATCAAGTTAATTCAAGAGCATTTAAAATGACTCAGAGTCtccagaagtcttacacagatgtggTAAGGAAAGATTCAGAGTTTGAagttaatgactgggtatttctTAAAGTctcgcctatgaagggtgtcatgagatttggtaagaaggggaaACTTAGTCCCCGCTATATTGGACCACACAGAATTCTGTGAAAGGTTGGTCAAGTGGCCTATGAGCATGAGTTACCACAAGAATGGGTTGCTGTgcacccagtatttcatgtgtccatgttgagaaagtATGTGGGAGACCCCTCATTGGTTGTCCCGACTGATAGCATAACAGTTAATGATAGTTTGACTTACGAAGAAGTCCCAGTGAAAATACTTGATCGttaggttcgcaagttgagaacgaAAGAAGTTGCCTCAATAAAGGTTTTATGGAGAAGTCAGGAAGTTAAAGAAGCTAAGTGGGAAGCAGAAGAtgacatgaagtccagatatccccaTCTCTTTGAAGAGTCAACAGAAAGCGTTGAAGGTAATTTATCTTCTCATTCAGATTTCCTTTCATGGTTTCCCTAGTTCCCAGTATTCAGCCAGTTCAATAGTTATTCAGTTCAGCAGATAATTCAGTTCGGCCCTTTTAGTTCAGCATTCATGTGCATATGTCAGTTAGTGTACATATGTCTTAGCAGTCACTCTTTGCCAGAatccatcattcgaggacgaatgatcccaagggggagatattgtaataCCTCGTACCTTTACACTAGGTTACGttcatgatttgagacttagaaGACCAAatgagaagtgtgggaaataaaTTCGTCTCAGTTCAGCAAAAATCCCATTTATACAaccagttatacggaccatatattattatacggactgtataaccAGTCCGTGTAACATAGGTGgagattttaagtttttttcaagGTTGTGGAAAACTTCGATgaggaccgtataatgttatacggaccgtataatattatacggaccatatttcaGTCCGTGAAAATCATTTGGAAAATTCCAGTTTCTGGGATTTAATTATTGTCAATTACGgccaagttatacggaccgtaaaactttatatggaccgtataagttgacCGTATAATTTCCCGACGCGGTTAAGTATAAATACGCCACGTTCAGTTCTAAATTCACTTTTTGCCGgtttccaagccctagaacgtaCAACTCTCATTCTCCATCACCAAGAACattaaggtaagcctattccaaccATTCCGAGTGATTTCTAACATGTGTCCATGATTCCTAAACAAGGATTCATCATTCTTAACTTAGGGTTTTCAtgaaaacccaattaaaggaAATTCAAGACTAGACTTTGGGATTCTTCTTCCAAGACCGGTAGTTACAAGACTTGGAGCACaaacaggtatgtgaggctaactatctacgttagggaatgttcatgattctccctacgcctcattcttcatacttatcAGTAAATTGACTCAGAATACGATTTAGCCCTAGcttcttgaatagttgtagaactgtTATCTTCTAGGCTTATAATTtcagaattcgttcatggtgatcaatttgaatatcatgaactcagtacgtaatcaatatagacttgtgAATTGTATCTCATGAGTCTCAGTATGAATACTTAGAATTATTATGAACGATTACCGCCTCTATCTTCATAATCGAAGAATCGCATCATGTTATCAGTTATATCTCAGTCTCAGTGCTTGTTATTGAATACCTATATTAGGGCA is part of the Lycium ferocissimum isolate CSIRO_LF1 unplaced genomic scaffold, AGI_CSIRO_Lferr_CH_V1 ctg7058, whole genome shotgun sequence genome and harbors:
- the LOC132045562 gene encoding uncharacterized protein LOC132045562 — encoded protein: MKPKEFTENDPYADPQNFIDELQKIFRVIQATVREAVEFCTFQLKGMAHLWYELWEMSCGEDASHVTWEEFESAFIDNFLPEYAPHMVKDIRARVCHFVLGLSPELYGPAKIAAQNKDMTITKMLTFVKENEDDMKAAEKINAVKNWPRPTSASDIRSFLGLASCYRRFVEGFSSISAPLTRLTQKKAKFQWSDACEQSFEELKKRLTSALVLTLPEGTEGFIVYCDASGVVFGCVLMQHSKVVAYASGQLEAYEKNYPTHDLELAAVVFALEIWRHYLYGVHVDIFTDHKSLHYHASIRMALFEALYGQRCRSPIG